The following proteins are co-located in the Nocardia bhagyanarayanae genome:
- a CDS encoding carboxylesterase/lipase family protein, translated as MVATIDVKTADGVVRGRRGRRVLRWRSVPYAAPPVGDLRFRAPQPVRPWSGVRMAVEFANASMQHRAGARIGPRAYQPTSEDSLTLNVTAPAAPSAGPRPVLVFIHGGGYLIGTSALTLYSGARLALHGDAVVVSLNYRLGAFGYVDFSAFGTPQRPFDANLGLRDQVAALEWVQRNIAEFGGDPDNVTIFGESAGAHAVLALLATPAARGLFHRGIAQSPPADWALSAEDAQTFARRCLDALGADPADATRVLTEAPANDIRRAVDRTSNAVLDERPGLFPICPVVDGDYLPESPIDAITSGAAHRVPLVIGTNREEGSLFARFADKLPTNPQRLRALFDRAGADVEARVAAAYPGYPQPRVAVRMGGDYVFWRPSVTVMEGHSRYAPTYAYRYDFTPRALQLAGIGATHATELIPVFGVADSPIGRTFTAAGGRRGLLAVTKQFQDNWISFARTGAPLPSWPCYTEDTRTTLIIDNPTRLEHDPERAKRLAWQGIRVPTLT; from the coding sequence ATGGTGGCAACGATCGACGTGAAGACCGCCGACGGTGTCGTCCGCGGTCGCCGGGGCCGCCGCGTGCTGCGCTGGCGCTCGGTGCCGTACGCGGCACCGCCGGTGGGCGACCTGCGATTTCGCGCTCCGCAACCGGTGCGGCCCTGGTCCGGGGTGCGCATGGCCGTCGAGTTCGCCAACGCCTCCATGCAGCATCGCGCGGGCGCCCGCATCGGGCCGAGGGCGTACCAGCCGACCAGCGAGGACTCCCTGACGCTGAATGTCACCGCGCCCGCCGCGCCGTCCGCGGGGCCGCGCCCGGTGCTGGTGTTCATCCACGGCGGCGGCTACCTCATCGGCACGTCGGCGCTGACGCTGTATTCGGGCGCCCGGCTCGCGCTGCACGGCGACGCGGTCGTCGTTTCGCTGAACTACCGGCTCGGCGCGTTCGGTTACGTCGATTTCAGCGCCTTCGGCACGCCGCAACGGCCCTTCGACGCCAACCTCGGCCTGCGCGACCAGGTCGCCGCGCTCGAATGGGTGCAGCGGAACATCGCCGAGTTCGGCGGCGACCCCGACAACGTCACCATCTTCGGCGAATCCGCGGGCGCGCACGCTGTGCTCGCGCTGCTCGCCACCCCTGCGGCGCGTGGCCTGTTCCACCGCGGCATCGCCCAAAGTCCGCCCGCCGACTGGGCTTTGAGCGCCGAAGACGCCCAGACGTTCGCCCGCCGCTGCCTCGACGCGCTCGGCGCGGACCCCGCCGACGCGACCCGCGTTCTCACCGAGGCTCCGGCCAACGACATCCGCAGGGCCGTCGACCGTACGAGCAACGCGGTGCTCGACGAGCGGCCGGGCCTGTTCCCCATCTGCCCGGTGGTGGACGGCGACTATCTGCCGGAGTCCCCGATCGACGCGATCACCAGCGGCGCCGCGCACCGGGTGCCGCTCGTCATCGGCACCAACCGCGAGGAGGGTTCGCTGTTCGCGCGTTTCGCCGACAAGCTGCCCACCAATCCGCAGCGCCTGCGCGCCCTGTTCGACCGGGCCGGAGCGGACGTCGAGGCCCGCGTCGCCGCGGCCTACCCGGGTTACCCGCAGCCGCGCGTCGCCGTGCGGATGGGCGGCGACTACGTGTTCTGGCGGCCGTCGGTCACGGTGATGGAGGGGCACAGCCGCTACGCGCCGACCTACGCCTACCGCTACGACTTCACCCCGCGCGCACTGCAACTCGCCGGTATCGGCGCCACCCACGCGACCGAACTGATCCCGGTCTTCGGCGTGGCCGACAGCCCGATCGGACGCACCTTCACCGCGGCGGGCGGACGCCGCGGCCTGCTCGCGGTGACCAAGCAGTTCCAGGACAACTGGATTTCCTTCGCGCGCACGGGCGCGCCGCTACCGTCCTGGCCCTGCTACACCGAGGACACCAGAACCACGCTGATCATCGACAACCCCACCCGGCTCGAACACGACCCAGAGCGCGCCAAACGCCTGGCCTGGCAGGGCATTCGCGTCCCGACCCTGACCTGA
- a CDS encoding dihydrolipoyl dehydrogenase family protein, with amino-acid sequence MSSEPSAEYDVIVIGGGPAGENAAAYAIAGSDRTAAIVERELLGGECSYWACMPSKALLRPGHLLAAARAVPGIDANGLDAKAVLARRDRIVHDHDDSGQVEWAESSRIEVIRGAGRLAGERLVEVEGRTLRARHAVVLATGTRARVPDVPGLRDALPWTSRDATNLHEVPQRVVVVGGGVVACEAATWLAALGSDVTVLVRGKALLTNTEPFAGERVADAFAASGVRVLFETEPENVTRSEPKDTGEGWIHGGTVTVRTRGAHSETIEADEIVVAAGRGPATAELGLASVGLADGYVEVDDHLSARDVSGHWLYAVGDVSHRAALTHMGKYQARVCGDVIAARAEDRPLAGARYAATADHEQVPQVVFTDPEVASVGLTEAAARHAGYDVDTVEIDIAVAGSTLARENYSGRAKIVIDTATDTLLGATFVGPEVGELLHAATIAVVGKVPLETLWHAVPAYPTVSEIWLRLLEARRP; translated from the coding sequence GTGAGTTCCGAGCCATCCGCCGAGTACGACGTCATCGTGATCGGCGGTGGGCCCGCGGGAGAGAACGCCGCCGCCTACGCCATCGCGGGCAGCGATCGCACCGCCGCCATCGTGGAGCGCGAACTGCTCGGCGGCGAATGTTCCTACTGGGCCTGTATGCCGAGCAAGGCGCTGCTGCGCCCCGGGCATCTGCTCGCCGCCGCCCGCGCCGTGCCGGGCATCGATGCGAACGGCTTGGACGCGAAGGCGGTGCTCGCCCGCCGCGACCGGATCGTGCACGACCACGACGACTCCGGCCAGGTCGAGTGGGCCGAGAGCAGCCGCATCGAGGTGATCCGCGGCGCGGGGCGTCTCGCCGGGGAGCGGTTGGTCGAGGTCGAGGGCCGCACGCTGCGAGCCAGGCACGCGGTGGTGCTCGCGACCGGAACCCGAGCCCGCGTCCCCGACGTGCCCGGCCTGCGCGACGCCCTCCCCTGGACCTCGCGCGACGCGACCAACCTGCACGAGGTCCCGCAGCGCGTGGTGGTGGTCGGCGGCGGCGTGGTGGCTTGCGAAGCGGCGACCTGGCTCGCCGCGCTCGGCAGCGACGTCACCGTGCTGGTGCGTGGCAAGGCGCTGCTCACCAATACCGAGCCGTTCGCCGGGGAGCGGGTCGCCGACGCCTTCGCCGCTTCCGGCGTCCGGGTGCTGTTCGAGACCGAACCGGAGAATGTCACGCGCTCGGAGCCGAAGGACACCGGCGAGGGCTGGATCCACGGCGGCACTGTCACGGTGCGAACGCGCGGCGCGCACTCCGAGACGATCGAGGCCGACGAGATCGTGGTCGCGGCCGGGCGCGGACCCGCGACCGCGGAACTCGGGCTCGCGTCCGTCGGATTGGCGGACGGCTACGTCGAGGTGGACGACCACCTTTCCGCGCGCGACGTGTCCGGCCACTGGCTGTACGCGGTGGGCGACGTGAGTCACCGTGCGGCACTGACACATATGGGCAAGTACCAGGCCAGGGTCTGCGGCGACGTGATCGCCGCGCGCGCCGAGGACCGCCCGCTCGCCGGTGCTCGTTACGCCGCGACCGCCGACCACGAGCAGGTTCCGCAGGTGGTGTTCACCGATCCCGAGGTCGCCTCGGTCGGCCTCACCGAAGCGGCGGCCCGGCACGCGGGCTACGACGTGGACACCGTGGAGATCGACATCGCGGTCGCCGGATCGACGCTGGCCCGCGAAAACTACTCCGGGCGAGCCAAGATCGTCATCGATACCGCCACCGACACCCTGCTCGGCGCGACCTTCGTCGGACCCGAGGTCGGCGAGCTGCTGCACGCCGCCACCATCGCCGTCGTCGGCAAGGTTCCCCTGGAAACCCTCTGGCACGCCGTACCCGCGTATCCGACGGTCAGCGAAATCTGGCTCCGCCTGCTGGAGGCCCGCCGCCCATAG
- a CDS encoding DUF2630 family protein, whose amino-acid sequence MTEQDILERIKQLVDDEHELRSKATSGEVDPVTERQRLAELEVMLDQCWDLLRQRRARIDAGASPDEAQVSPPRQVEGYLQ is encoded by the coding sequence ATGACCGAACAGGACATCCTGGAACGCATCAAGCAACTGGTCGACGACGAGCACGAACTGCGCTCCAAGGCGACCTCCGGCGAGGTGGACCCGGTGACCGAACGGCAGCGGCTTGCCGAGCTGGAAGTGATGCTCGACCAGTGCTGGGACCTGCTGCGGCAGCGCAGGGCCAGGATCGACGCAGGCGCCTCGCCCGACGAGGCGCAGGTCAGCCCGCCGCGCCAGGTCGAGGGTTATCTGCAGTGA
- a CDS encoding PLP-dependent aminotransferase family protein, whose amino-acid sequence MLDELPLALDRDASEPLSVQVADGLRAAATSGLLRTSDRLPSSRALAQRLGVSRTVIAAAYDQLHAEGWIAGKRGSGTYLTTAPAAAPAHHRVTIDAAAEGPGYDLGPGAPCVEAIDPTAWRRAWRAASDQPPVVRKDRAGEPGYRAAVAEHLLRHRGLSAGSDTVVLATAGTSSAVGELAAALLRPGDAVAMEDPGYQRAAGAFLAAGIRVLPVPVDAEGLRVDDLPPDIKAVYCTPAHQFPLGARMPAARRVRLVEYARHTGSFVIEDDYDGELRYDTAPLPLLAAMAPDVVVHLGTTSKILSPVLGVGWLVAAPWVAAAVLAHRDRTGTSPSPAGQRVLVELAAHGDLARHLRRLRRALPPRRELVVTELRRRGSTVLGDDAGSHVVVPLPTAEAERRAVAAAEARGVVVDGLARHHLFSQHDTRSAPPTTFGIAIGYAAPSSRDLHAAVPIVADCLAETLACGMPIEPAAGV is encoded by the coding sequence ATGCTCGACGAACTCCCGCTCGCGCTCGATCGCGACGCGTCCGAACCGCTGTCGGTGCAGGTCGCCGACGGTCTGCGCGCCGCGGCGACCTCCGGCCTGCTGCGGACCTCGGACCGGCTGCCGTCCTCGCGGGCCTTGGCGCAGCGGCTCGGCGTGAGCCGGACGGTGATCGCCGCGGCGTACGACCAACTGCACGCCGAAGGCTGGATCGCGGGCAAGCGTGGATCGGGCACCTACCTGACCACCGCGCCGGCCGCCGCGCCCGCCCACCACCGCGTCACCATCGACGCCGCGGCCGAGGGCCCGGGCTACGACCTCGGCCCTGGCGCGCCCTGCGTCGAGGCCATCGACCCAACGGCATGGCGCCGCGCCTGGCGGGCCGCCTCCGACCAGCCGCCGGTGGTGCGCAAAGACCGCGCGGGCGAACCCGGATACCGCGCGGCCGTGGCCGAACATCTGCTCCGCCACCGCGGACTGAGCGCGGGCAGCGACACCGTCGTGCTGGCCACCGCCGGGACCAGTTCCGCGGTGGGCGAACTCGCCGCCGCACTGCTGCGCCCCGGTGACGCCGTCGCCATGGAGGACCCCGGTTATCAGCGCGCGGCGGGCGCTTTCCTCGCCGCGGGCATCCGCGTGCTTCCGGTGCCGGTCGACGCCGAAGGCCTGCGCGTCGACGATCTGCCGCCCGACATCAAAGCGGTGTACTGCACACCGGCGCACCAGTTTCCGCTCGGTGCGCGAATGCCGGCCGCTCGACGTGTGCGGCTCGTCGAATATGCCAGGCACACGGGATCGTTCGTCATCGAGGACGACTACGACGGCGAATTGCGTTACGACACAGCACCTCTGCCGCTGCTCGCCGCGATGGCGCCCGACGTCGTCGTGCACCTCGGCACCACCAGCAAGATCCTCTCCCCGGTCCTCGGCGTCGGCTGGCTGGTCGCGGCGCCGTGGGTCGCCGCGGCCGTGCTCGCGCATCGCGATCGCACCGGCACCTCGCCGAGCCCGGCGGGCCAACGCGTTCTCGTCGAACTCGCCGCGCACGGTGATCTCGCCAGGCACCTGCGCAGGCTCCGGCGCGCACTCCCGCCGCGCCGGGAACTCGTCGTCACCGAACTGCGCCGCAGGGGTTCGACCGTGCTCGGCGACGACGCGGGTTCGCACGTCGTCGTGCCGCTGCCGACTGCGGAGGCCGAGCGACGCGCGGTCGCCGCGGCCGAAGCACGCGGCGTCGTCGTCGACGGCCTGGCCCGGCATCACCTCTTCTCGCAGCACGACACGCGATCGGCGCCGCCGACCACCTTCGGCATCGCCATCGGCTACGCGGCGCCGAGTTCGCGCGACCTGCACGCGGCCGTGCCGATCGTCGCCGACTGTCTCGCCGAAACGCTGGCCTGCGGCATGCCGATCGAGCCCGCCGCCGGCGTCTAG
- a CDS encoding pyridoxamine 5'-phosphate oxidase family protein has product MTNSISARPPLSPTPRSTLTRSKERGRSDRAELDAVLDAGLICHLGVVLGGSPVVLPTAYGRDGDTLYLHGSTGSGSMRAALTSDISVAVTHVDGIVYARSAMHFSMNYRSAVVHGRAVELTDTDARTHALRVIVEHAAPGAWNRVRPPNKKELAATMVLALDLTEASVKVRAGGPVDDPEDVDSPTWAGVLPLRQVWDAPIDSPDLAVGIGVPSDVLERSVSGASLAR; this is encoded by the coding sequence ATGACGAACTCGATCAGCGCCCGCCCGCCCCTGTCCCCGACTCCGCGCAGCACGCTGACCCGGTCGAAGGAACGCGGCCGCAGCGACCGCGCCGAACTCGACGCCGTGCTCGACGCCGGTCTGATCTGCCACCTCGGCGTCGTCCTCGGCGGCAGCCCCGTGGTGCTGCCTACCGCGTACGGCCGCGACGGCGACACCCTCTACCTGCACGGATCGACCGGCTCGGGCAGCATGCGCGCCGCGCTGACCTCCGACATCTCCGTCGCGGTCACGCACGTCGACGGCATCGTCTACGCCCGCTCCGCCATGCACTTCTCGATGAACTACCGCTCGGCGGTGGTGCACGGACGGGCGGTCGAACTGACCGATACCGACGCGCGCACGCACGCCCTGCGCGTCATCGTCGAACACGCCGCGCCGGGTGCGTGGAACCGGGTGCGCCCGCCGAACAAGAAGGAACTCGCCGCGACCATGGTGCTGGCCCTCGACCTGACCGAGGCGTCGGTCAAAGTCCGCGCGGGCGGACCGGTGGACGACCCCGAGGACGTGGACAGCCCCACGTGGGCGGGTGTACTGCCCCTGCGCCAGGTGTGGGACGCGCCGATCGATTCCCCCGATCTGGCCGTGGGCATCGGCGTGCCGTCCGATGTGCTGGAGCGGAGCGTGTCGGGGGCTTCTCTCGCGCGGTGA
- a CDS encoding crotonase/enoyl-CoA hydratase family protein — protein MSVRVEKNGPVTTVILHRPQARNAVDGPTAHALADAFREFDADPTASVAVLWGEGGTFCAGADLKALGTERSNRAGEDGDGPMGPTRMKLSKPVIAAISGYAVAGGLELALWCDLRVAEQDSTFGVFCRRWGVPLIDGGTVRLPRIIGTGRAMDLVLTGRAVSAPEALQMGLVNRVVPTGEARNAAEELAAELAVLPQTCLRSDRMSLLEQDGMDEDAAIRNEFRHGLAALADGALAGAQRFAAGAGRHGAAG, from the coding sequence ATGAGCGTTCGAGTCGAGAAGAACGGGCCCGTGACGACGGTGATCCTGCACCGGCCGCAGGCGCGCAACGCGGTGGACGGTCCGACCGCCCATGCGCTGGCCGACGCCTTCCGCGAGTTCGATGCCGACCCCACCGCGTCGGTCGCGGTGCTCTGGGGCGAGGGCGGCACCTTCTGCGCGGGCGCCGACCTCAAGGCGCTCGGCACGGAACGGTCGAACCGCGCGGGCGAGGACGGCGACGGCCCGATGGGGCCGACCAGGATGAAGCTGTCCAAGCCCGTGATCGCCGCGATCTCCGGCTACGCCGTGGCGGGCGGGCTCGAGCTGGCGCTGTGGTGCGATCTGCGAGTCGCCGAGCAGGACAGCACTTTCGGCGTGTTCTGCCGCCGCTGGGGCGTTCCGCTCATCGACGGCGGCACGGTCCGGCTGCCGCGGATCATCGGCACCGGCCGCGCCATGGACCTGGTGCTCACCGGCCGCGCCGTCAGTGCGCCGGAAGCACTTCAGATGGGCCTGGTCAATCGCGTCGTGCCGACCGGCGAGGCGCGCAACGCCGCCGAGGAACTCGCGGCCGAGCTCGCCGTACTGCCGCAGACCTGCCTGCGCTCGGACCGGATGTCGCTGCTCGAGCAGGACGGTATGGACGAGGACGCGGCCATCCGCAACGAATTCCGGCACGGACTCGCCGCCTTGGCCGACGGCGCGCTCGCCGGCGCCCAGCGGTTCGCCGCGGGCGCGGGGCGACACGGAGCCGCCGGCTGA
- a CDS encoding TetR/AcrR family transcriptional regulator: protein MAYRRTPAVQARLDAQEQLIVQAATKVLSEAGFAGLSMAAVANRAGVATGTVYKHFDGKANLVTAVFRTVVAREVAAVTAAARTGSAVERVTAAVETFAGRAMKNPKLAYVLLVEPVDTVVDAERLRFRRAFAEAFESAVADGVAAGELPAQDPRTSAAALVGAIGEVLVGPLAAAPHAESVVPQLVTFAIRALGMQVSAERSGVSDADS, encoded by the coding sequence GTGGCGTACCGCAGGACCCCTGCCGTCCAGGCCCGCCTGGACGCCCAAGAGCAGCTGATCGTGCAGGCCGCGACCAAGGTTCTCTCCGAGGCCGGATTCGCGGGCCTGTCGATGGCCGCGGTCGCGAACCGGGCGGGTGTCGCCACCGGAACCGTGTACAAGCACTTCGACGGCAAGGCGAACCTGGTGACCGCGGTCTTCCGCACCGTCGTCGCCAGGGAGGTCGCCGCCGTCACCGCGGCCGCTCGGACCGGCAGCGCGGTGGAGCGGGTGACCGCGGCCGTGGAGACCTTCGCCGGACGCGCCATGAAGAACCCCAAACTCGCCTACGTGCTGCTCGTCGAGCCGGTCGACACCGTGGTCGACGCAGAGCGCCTGCGTTTCCGCCGCGCCTTCGCCGAGGCCTTCGAATCCGCGGTGGCCGACGGTGTCGCGGCCGGTGAACTGCCCGCGCAGGACCCGCGCACCAGCGCCGCCGCCCTGGTCGGCGCCATCGGCGAGGTGCTCGTCGGCCCGCTCGCCGCCGCGCCGCACGCCGAATCCGTTGTCCCCCAACTCGTCACCTTCGCCATCCGCGCCCTCGGCATGCAGGTGAGCGCTGAGAGATCAGGAGTGTCCGATGCAGACTCATGA